In Schistocerca serialis cubense isolate TAMUIC-IGC-003099 chromosome 8, iqSchSeri2.2, whole genome shotgun sequence, one genomic interval encodes:
- the LOC126417171 gene encoding parathymosin-like, whose amino-acid sequence MGAGKRKRVSAIVTDTPVKNALEEEQKGAKQKKAKELERKLKSQAKKALFQKESRSNGSMKLTKSTAVGLKRKKEPMEDDDDEDDDEDEEDEDPLCLRCLKPFSNSQPGAQWIQCTNCKHWAQQTCVKNEIRGLFYECYNCVDPLDVDSD is encoded by the coding sequence ATGGGAGCAGGGAAAAGGAAAAGAGTTTCTGCcatagtgacagacactccagTAAAAAATGCCCTCGAGGAAGAACAAAAAGGTGCAAAACAAAAGAAGGCGAAAGAATTGGAAAGAAAACTTAAATCACAGGCTAAAAAAGCACTTTTTCAAAAAGAAAGTAGGAGCAATGGGAGTATGAAGTTAACTAAATCAACTGCAGTAGGCCTAAAACGCaagaaggagccaatggaagatgacgatgatgaagatgatgatgaagatgaggaagatgAAGATCCACTGTGCCTGAGGTGTCTCAAGCCTTTTTCAAACAGTCAACCTGGAGCACAATGGATTCAGTGCACAAACTGCAAGCATTGGGCTCAACAGACATGCGTGAAAAATGAAATCCGTGGGCTATTTTATGAGTGTTATAACTGTGTCGATCCTCTGGATGTGGACAGTGATTAA